A stretch of the uncultured Cohaesibacter sp. genome encodes the following:
- a CDS encoding TRAP transporter substrate-binding protein — MLRNLLLTTVGLMALASTPANAANWDFASEYPASSLNGQTADKFAEAVAKKTDGSLTITVHHGGALGYKSIDQFDAVGDGALQAASSAFVFWPGIDPIFQLSALPFLAPTTEDVARLYELARPDYDAVFAANNQMLLFATPWPSSGLWGNKAFTSLADLKDVKVRTYDVGSTEVMRNAGAFPIQIAWSDVPAQLSTNAIDAVLTSANGGIGIQMWEQQSNFTNVNYAATLQGIHVNLDAFNDLTPEEQEAVKAAAKEAEDFGWSLLEEGMSKDFATLRENGVTVTETVPPEFSKALSEAAQPFINDWIEATGERAKRILDAYNSK; from the coding sequence ATGCTTCGCAATCTCCTCCTTACAACCGTTGGCTTGATGGCTCTTGCGAGCACTCCAGCCAATGCCGCCAATTGGGATTTCGCATCGGAATATCCCGCAAGCTCCTTGAATGGCCAGACCGCTGACAAATTCGCCGAAGCGGTCGCCAAAAAGACCGACGGCTCTTTGACAATCACCGTGCATCACGGCGGAGCGCTCGGATATAAGAGCATTGATCAGTTTGACGCTGTTGGCGACGGTGCGTTGCAGGCGGCCTCATCGGCCTTCGTTTTCTGGCCTGGCATTGATCCCATTTTTCAGCTGTCCGCTCTGCCATTTCTCGCCCCCACCACCGAGGATGTTGCACGGCTCTATGAACTCGCCCGGCCCGACTATGACGCCGTCTTTGCCGCAAACAACCAGATGCTGTTATTCGCGACACCGTGGCCTTCGTCCGGGCTCTGGGGCAACAAGGCTTTCACCTCCCTCGCAGACCTTAAGGATGTGAAGGTACGCACCTATGATGTCGGCTCGACCGAAGTGATGCGCAATGCCGGGGCCTTTCCGATCCAGATTGCCTGGAGCGATGTGCCTGCCCAGCTTTCAACCAATGCCATTGACGCGGTGCTGACCTCGGCCAATGGCGGCATCGGCATTCAGATGTGGGAGCAGCAGTCCAACTTCACCAATGTAAACTATGCCGCCACTCTTCAGGGGATCCACGTCAATCTGGATGCTTTCAATGATCTGACGCCTGAAGAGCAGGAAGCTGTCAAGGCAGCTGCCAAGGAAGCTGAAGATTTTGGCTGGTCTCTGCTCGAGGAAGGTATGTCCAAGGATTTCGCGACCTTGCGGGAAAATGGTGTAACGGTGACCGAGACGGTGCCCCCTGAATTCTCCAAGGCCCTTAGTGAGGCCGCCCAGCCCTTTATCAATGATTGGATCGAAGCGACCGGAGAGCGTGCTAAGCGCATTCTCGACGCGTATAACAGCAAGTAA
- a CDS encoding TRAP transporter small permease: MSRFYRLVYFISTLAAIVAAAALVFMVGLIALEILLRSLFSTSTFMTAEFVGYAVATCTVWSLGYVLEHEQLIRVNLLLARFPERVQDVMTAISAALLLAGTLGLAWMFWLRVARAWARGTVSPSIAAVPVWIPESVILAGLLVFALQIFAHGLRYLQGYPTPAPREPQPFTE; encoded by the coding sequence ATGTCTCGCTTTTATCGCCTTGTCTATTTCATCTCCACGCTTGCAGCGATTGTGGCCGCGGCTGCGCTGGTCTTTATGGTCGGTTTGATTGCACTGGAAATCCTGCTGCGGTCACTGTTCTCGACCTCCACTTTCATGACAGCTGAATTTGTCGGCTATGCAGTGGCCACATGCACGGTTTGGTCTCTGGGCTATGTGCTTGAGCATGAGCAGCTCATCCGGGTCAACCTGCTGCTTGCTCGGTTTCCTGAGCGAGTGCAAGATGTCATGACCGCTATTTCCGCAGCTCTGTTACTGGCCGGGACACTTGGCCTTGCCTGGATGTTCTGGCTCCGCGTGGCAAGGGCATGGGCACGCGGCACCGTGTCGCCTTCCATTGCTGCGGTTCCGGTCTGGATACCGGAGAGCGTGATCCTTGCCGGATTGCTCGTCTTCGCGCTGCAGATTTTCGCGCATGGTTTGCGGTATCTACAAGGCTATCCGACGCCAGCACCGCGCGAACCCCAACCTTTTACCGAATAG
- a CDS encoding TRAP transporter large permease subunit has product METLVSFGIVLVLLFAFLGFGTWVFASLAMVAVCSLSLILDMSPFRIGSIAANIFYRYASSWELAAIPMFIWMGEIIFRTDISARLFRGLSPFVDYIPGRLLHTNVLGCTLFAAVSGSSPATTATVGKITTAELSSRGYSQSLSLGSLAGAGSLGLLIPPSIVMIVYGILAEQSISRLFAAGLVPGIMISALYSAYIMIRAWLDPTLVPTDRPRHTPLDFAKACLNLAPLVILMTIVLGSIYTGIATPSEAAAVGVIASIVIAMLMGQFSLSLLAETLMGALITSTMVCSILIAAALMSTAMGYLHIPANVAQAIASLDPSPWMLLIILSLFYLGLGFILDGNSIVVMSLPIALPLAQQAGFDPIWFGVYLVLMVEMAQVTPPVGFNLFVLQGISGQSIGYVARAALPFFFLMLLGVTILALFPDIALWLPNTLYG; this is encoded by the coding sequence ATGGAAACACTCGTCTCTTTTGGCATCGTTCTGGTGCTTTTGTTTGCGTTTCTTGGCTTCGGAACCTGGGTTTTCGCGAGCCTTGCCATGGTTGCAGTCTGTTCCCTCAGCCTCATTCTGGACATGTCACCCTTTCGCATTGGCAGCATCGCGGCGAATATCTTCTATCGCTATGCCTCGAGCTGGGAACTTGCCGCCATTCCGATGTTCATCTGGATGGGAGAAATCATCTTTCGCACCGATATTTCTGCCAGATTGTTCCGGGGACTCTCTCCCTTTGTTGACTATATTCCCGGTCGCCTTTTGCACACCAACGTCTTGGGTTGCACCCTGTTTGCCGCTGTGTCTGGCTCCTCTCCGGCGACAACGGCGACGGTTGGCAAGATCACGACGGCAGAGCTGTCCAGTCGCGGTTATAGTCAATCGCTATCGCTTGGGTCCCTTGCCGGGGCGGGCAGTCTGGGGCTGTTGATCCCTCCCTCGATTGTCATGATCGTCTATGGCATTCTGGCCGAGCAGTCGATCAGTCGCCTGTTCGCGGCCGGTCTGGTGCCCGGCATCATGATCTCGGCGCTCTATTCTGCCTATATCATGATCCGGGCGTGGCTTGATCCCACCCTTGTTCCGACGGATCGTCCCCGCCACACTCCTCTTGATTTTGCCAAGGCATGTCTGAATCTGGCTCCGCTCGTGATCCTGATGACCATCGTCCTTGGCTCGATCTACACCGGCATTGCCACGCCTTCGGAAGCGGCGGCGGTCGGGGTGATTGCATCCATTGTGATCGCCATGCTGATGGGGCAGTTTTCTCTCTCTCTTTTGGCCGAGACGCTGATGGGCGCACTCATAACCTCCACCATGGTCTGCTCGATCCTGATCGCTGCTGCCTTGATGTCGACTGCCATGGGCTATCTCCACATCCCCGCCAATGTGGCGCAGGCCATTGCCAGCCTCGATCCGTCGCCGTGGATGCTGCTGATCATCCTGTCGCTCTTCTATCTTGGTCTTGGTTTCATTCTGGATGGCAACTCCATCGTGGTGATGAGCCTGCCGATTGCGCTGCCGCTGGCGCAACAGGCCGGATTCGATCCGATCTGGTTCGGGGTCTATCTCGTGCTGATGGTCGAAATGGCGCAAGTAACGCCACCTGTGGGGTTCAACCTGTTTGTCCTGCAAGGGATTTCGGGACAGTCCATCGGCTATGTCGCGCGAGCGGCACTCCCCTTCTTCTTCCTCATGCTGCTCGGCGTCACCATTCTGGCCCTGTTCCCGGATATCGCCCTGTGGCTTCCCAACACACTTTACGGATAG
- a CDS encoding ATP-binding cassette domain-containing protein: MLEINDLKVHSNVRTDNLVKAVDGISLRIPAGQTLGLVGESGSGKSTVSKAALRLLAPTSGQIILDGKDITQLSGRALRPVRSSAQMVFQDPHSSLNPRMTIYRSVAEPLILHTKIRGRELQMRVSELLERVGLPAQFLYRFPHELSGGQKQRVCIARALALNPRFLVLDEPTSALDVSVQAQILEFLRELQRGRDDMASLFVSHDLAVVRFLCQHVAVMYLGKIVETGPVEDIFTNPQHDYTKKLLNAVPLPEAGRHRKRLRSGESAQKRN, translated from the coding sequence ATGCTTGAGATCAACGACCTGAAGGTTCATTCCAATGTCAGAACTGACAATCTGGTCAAGGCTGTTGACGGAATCTCCCTTCGTATTCCGGCAGGTCAGACACTTGGACTGGTGGGCGAATCCGGCTCGGGAAAATCGACGGTCAGCAAAGCCGCCTTGCGGCTGCTGGCACCGACGTCCGGCCAGATTATCCTTGATGGGAAGGATATAACTCAACTGTCCGGTCGTGCTTTGCGACCTGTGCGCAGCTCTGCTCAAATGGTCTTTCAGGATCCCCACTCCTCGCTTAATCCGCGTATGACCATTTATCGCTCAGTTGCAGAACCCCTCATCCTGCACACCAAGATCCGTGGACGAGAGTTGCAGATGCGTGTATCAGAGCTGTTAGAGCGCGTGGGGCTACCAGCCCAGTTTCTCTATCGCTTCCCCCATGAGCTCTCAGGTGGCCAGAAGCAGCGGGTTTGCATTGCGCGCGCACTGGCACTCAATCCGCGTTTTCTGGTCCTGGATGAACCGACATCTGCGCTTGATGTATCTGTTCAGGCGCAAATTCTGGAGTTCCTTAGGGAATTGCAGAGAGGCCGCGACGACATGGCATCGCTTTTTGTGTCGCATGATCTGGCTGTGGTGCGCTTTCTCTGCCAGCATGTTGCGGTGATGTATCTGGGCAAGATTGTCGAAACGGGCCCGGTGGAAGATATCTTCACCAACCCGCAACATGACTACACCAAGAAGCTGCTCAACGCAGTGCCACTTCCCGAAGCAGGACGTCACCGCAAGCGGTTACGCAGTGGGGAAAGCGCTCAGAAAAGGAACTAG
- a CDS encoding LysR family transcriptional regulator codes for MQSDRLAKQLDWNLLRTYMVIVQEGSITGAAQRLNVTQPSISSALRRLEERLEHRLIERGSGQIFSVTQAGEAVYREALEIYGGILRLKDLSSKADKAISGNIIIYRSSHLDMTFLDPLLSRYRRMHPGVTFALRSTSCHEVNQALLQRECTLGFCSRLNPSPRLSSRSLTAQQFGFFCGPKHPLYGVAEPDSVALSNSDVVGFEEDHMAGALSPITIHRVRHGIGGDLVAVASGAFDLLNLIRHYETIGAYPRSLAETHGIDLWELPLHGGRPRIDAFAVVDSDRHLTPAERSFLHFLEEEGVATCPKRQGIA; via the coding sequence GTGCAATCGGATCGCCTCGCCAAACAACTGGACTGGAACTTGCTGCGAACCTACATGGTCATCGTGCAGGAAGGGTCTATTACGGGAGCGGCCCAGCGCTTGAATGTTACACAACCCTCCATCAGTTCCGCCTTGAGACGGCTGGAAGAGCGTCTTGAACACAGGCTCATAGAACGTGGCTCCGGCCAGATCTTTTCGGTCACACAGGCAGGAGAAGCCGTCTATCGGGAAGCGCTTGAAATTTACGGTGGCATCCTTCGGTTGAAGGACCTCAGCAGCAAAGCCGACAAGGCTATCAGCGGTAACATCATTATCTATCGATCAAGCCATCTGGATATGACATTCCTTGATCCGCTCCTGTCACGATATCGGCGCATGCATCCCGGGGTAACCTTCGCTCTTAGGTCAACATCCTGTCACGAGGTCAATCAGGCCTTGTTGCAGCGAGAATGCACGCTTGGCTTTTGCTCGCGTCTCAATCCTTCGCCTCGGCTCAGCTCTCGCTCTCTGACGGCACAGCAATTCGGCTTTTTCTGCGGTCCCAAGCACCCTCTCTACGGCGTAGCCGAGCCAGATTCTGTGGCACTTTCCAACTCGGATGTCGTCGGCTTTGAGGAAGACCATATGGCTGGTGCTTTGTCCCCCATAACGATTCATCGGGTGCGTCATGGGATCGGAGGTGATCTTGTAGCCGTCGCAAGCGGTGCTTTTGATCTGCTCAATCTGATCCGGCATTACGAAACGATCGGCGCCTATCCCAGAAGCCTGGCTGAAACTCACGGCATTGATCTTTGGGAGCTACCCCTTCATGGAGGCCGTCCACGCATTGACGCTTTTGCTGTGGTGGATAGTGATCGTCACCTGACGCCGGCCGAGCGTTCCTTCCTTCATTTCCTCGAAGAAGAAGGCGTCGCCACCTGCCCCAAAAGACAAGGAATTGCTTAA
- a CDS encoding ABC transporter permease: MSDFLQFERYESSWREIRKMTSTFSRSASAMLGLVIVLLFLFIAIFGTMLAPYPEDALGVTHLDDKLLPPSADHWFGTDEVGLDIYSRVLIGARLSLQIGLTVTGIAVLIGVPLGMLAGMAGPKLREVIMRITDIFLSIPGLILAIAVVGALGPGILNAMVALSLVWWPGYVRLVQAKTLSLRNETYVTAAQSLGASMPRILFVHILPNCLSPIIVKVSMDMGMAILGAASLGFLGLGAQPPYPEWGAMISIGRNYLPDWWWYSFFPGLASYLTVLGFNLLGDGLRDVLDPTQRG; the protein is encoded by the coding sequence ATGAGTGATTTTTTGCAATTCGAACGGTATGAGAGCAGTTGGCGGGAAATCCGCAAAATGACCTCGACCTTTTCGCGCTCGGCGTCTGCCATGCTGGGTCTAGTCATCGTCCTTCTTTTTCTCTTCATCGCCATATTCGGTACAATGCTGGCGCCTTACCCTGAAGATGCATTGGGCGTGACTCATCTCGACGACAAACTGTTGCCGCCCAGTGCTGACCATTGGTTCGGCACGGATGAAGTCGGGCTGGACATCTATTCTCGCGTATTGATAGGAGCGCGGCTGTCCCTTCAGATCGGATTGACCGTGACGGGAATTGCGGTTCTGATCGGGGTGCCGCTGGGAATGCTCGCTGGCATGGCCGGACCGAAATTGCGCGAAGTGATCATGCGCATTACGGACATTTTCCTCTCCATCCCAGGCCTCATTCTAGCCATCGCGGTGGTAGGCGCTCTTGGGCCGGGTATTCTCAATGCGATGGTCGCCCTGTCGCTGGTCTGGTGGCCCGGTTATGTTCGTCTTGTGCAGGCCAAGACTCTGTCCTTGCGCAATGAAACCTATGTCACTGCCGCGCAATCGCTTGGGGCGAGCATGCCTAGGATCCTGTTTGTACATATCCTACCCAATTGCCTGTCTCCGATCATCGTCAAGGTATCCATGGATATGGGCATGGCAATTCTTGGCGCGGCCAGCCTGGGCTTTCTTGGCCTTGGAGCACAGCCACCCTATCCTGAATGGGGTGCCATGATATCTATTGGACGAAACTATCTGCCAGACTGGTGGTGGTATTCCTTCTTCCCCGGCCTTGCCAGTTATCTCACTGTTTTGGGTTTCAACCTGCTCGGAGATGGCCTGCGTGATGTTCTTGATCCGACCCAGAGGGGATAA
- a CDS encoding ABC transporter permease has translation MRRLIINRLGMMILMLLGLMIITFVVSNIAPGDPARLAAGPDATQEMVDVIRAERGLDRPLVVRFFIYLGHVITGDFGTSIHTGRPVLQDLSVFFPATLELVLVSMGFAILLGIPLGVISAVKQNKATDHLIRIFAVSGVAMPMFWLGLMLQWYLALEADIFPLGGQLGIMTDPPTRITGLLTIDALLTLSFPVFQEAFMHILLPAIALSFPALASIVRVNRAEMLEALNKDYVTNAKAQGIGPFRIVAHYALKNALLPTLAMIGLRFGWMLGGTVLVEGVFDWPGVGLYAAKAAISSDFEPIMAVTLILGGSFMIANLLIDLAYAALDPRVRSQV, from the coding sequence ATGCGCCGTCTTATCATAAATCGTCTTGGCATGATGATCCTGATGCTACTTGGGCTCATGATCATCACTTTTGTTGTTTCTAACATTGCGCCGGGAGACCCTGCGCGACTTGCTGCTGGACCGGACGCAACGCAGGAAATGGTTGATGTCATTCGCGCTGAACGCGGTCTGGACAGGCCACTGGTCGTTCGCTTCTTTATTTATCTTGGCCACGTGATAACAGGCGACTTTGGAACATCCATCCATACAGGCCGCCCGGTTTTGCAGGATCTTTCTGTCTTCTTTCCCGCCACTCTCGAACTTGTACTGGTATCGATGGGTTTTGCCATCCTCCTGGGCATTCCACTTGGAGTGATTTCTGCGGTCAAGCAGAATAAGGCAACCGATCACCTGATCAGAATTTTTGCGGTTTCCGGAGTTGCCATGCCAATGTTTTGGCTCGGGCTGATGCTGCAATGGTATCTTGCTCTTGAAGCCGACATCTTCCCCCTTGGGGGACAGTTGGGCATCATGACCGATCCGCCAACCCGCATCACTGGACTTTTGACGATAGACGCGCTGCTCACGCTTAGTTTTCCCGTCTTCCAGGAAGCTTTCATGCATATCCTGTTGCCTGCTATTGCGCTGAGCTTCCCTGCTTTGGCTTCCATTGTCCGCGTCAATCGGGCGGAAATGCTTGAAGCCCTGAACAAGGATTATGTCACCAATGCAAAAGCGCAAGGCATCGGACCGTTTCGCATTGTCGCTCATTACGCGCTCAAGAATGCGCTTTTGCCGACCCTTGCCATGATCGGCCTGCGATTTGGCTGGATGCTGGGCGGTACGGTTCTTGTTGAAGGCGTTTTCGACTGGCCCGGCGTGGGGCTCTATGCGGCCAAAGCGGCAATCAGCTCCGATTTTGAGCCCATCATGGCCGTAACTCTCATTCTTGGCGGCAGCTTCATGATCGCTAACCTATTGATTGATCTTGCCTATGCTGCGCTCGATCCACGCGTCAGGTCACAGGTGTAA
- a CDS encoding ABC transporter ATP-binding protein, translating into MSNNKALLQIRDFSLEFETFDGIYKAIDHVWLDVQPGETIGLVGETGCGKSVLTRSAFGLVPMPPARITSGEVLFNGRDLLQCTEKELRSLRGSEVAMIFQDPMTYLNPVIRIGTQLIDAIRAQRGGAISKSDARTIALEMLEKVHLPNPLQQFNAYPHELSGGMRQRILIAMALAATPKLLIADEPTTALDVTIQAQILDLIAELVEDLGIAVIMISHDLGVVAQVCERVAVMYAGQIVEDASADEFFSTPKHPYTQGLLRAIPHPLRPPEHLVGIPGNLPNLYEPPIGCRFQTRCEHVTGACKAKRPTFVQTSSFQKVACTLYSEALNDA; encoded by the coding sequence ATGTCCAACAATAAAGCCCTTCTTCAAATTCGTGACTTCTCACTTGAGTTTGAAACCTTCGACGGCATTTACAAGGCCATAGACCATGTCTGGCTTGATGTTCAACCGGGTGAGACCATCGGGCTGGTGGGGGAAACCGGCTGCGGCAAATCCGTCTTGACGCGCTCAGCCTTTGGCCTTGTTCCCATGCCTCCGGCACGGATCACCTCCGGCGAAGTGCTGTTTAACGGACGCGATCTCCTGCAATGCACAGAGAAGGAGCTGCGCTCGCTTCGTGGTTCCGAAGTGGCCATGATCTTTCAGGATCCGATGACCTATCTCAACCCGGTCATACGGATCGGCACCCAGTTGATCGACGCCATCCGCGCCCAGCGAGGCGGTGCCATATCCAAGTCGGATGCGCGCACCATAGCACTGGAGATGTTGGAAAAAGTCCATCTCCCCAATCCGTTGCAGCAATTCAATGCCTATCCGCACGAATTGTCAGGAGGCATGCGCCAGAGAATTCTGATCGCTATGGCACTTGCAGCAACGCCAAAATTGCTGATTGCTGATGAGCCAACCACTGCCCTTGATGTCACCATTCAAGCTCAGATCCTGGATCTCATCGCCGAGCTTGTTGAGGATCTGGGCATTGCCGTCATCATGATTTCCCATGATCTGGGCGTCGTGGCGCAAGTTTGCGAAAGAGTGGCTGTCATGTATGCTGGGCAGATTGTTGAAGATGCTTCGGCCGATGAGTTTTTTTCAACGCCCAAGCATCCCTATACGCAAGGCCTGCTCAGAGCCATTCCGCATCCCTTACGCCCGCCTGAGCATCTTGTCGGCATCCCCGGCAATCTGCCCAATCTCTATGAGCCTCCCATTGGATGCCGGTTCCAGACCCGCTGTGAACATGTAACCGGCGCCTGCAAAGCCAAGAGGCCGACATTTGTTCAGACCAGCAGCTTCCAAAAAGTGGCCTGCACACTCTATTCGGAGGCTTTGAACGATGCTTGA
- a CDS encoding ABC transporter substrate-binding protein, which yields MQSFLKKFGLGLSVALLSATALTGTANAVEKQDGKFYLVVAGRQPVSTLDPAQKYDYSSRMIEQAVYDGLVKYEGNPPEVKPWLAKSWSVSDDGLEWTFNLADNAKFHNGDPLTASDVVYSFKRTLELNKGPAWMLSDFVAPADITAVDDYTVKFKLKRPYAAFLSFLPWWYIVNPKQVEAHIVDGDAGQAWLNENEAGSGPYKLGKFEQGKAYRLDRVTDYWKGFYDDSDKMGGIIYKLVRESAGQRAGLLKGEIDIATELTPEELEQVAKNKDVEISKVPALTAFGLKFNTTSKYLSDLNLRKALAYSFDYDGFIKILNGQAKLQTSPFTDAIKGHVDIADMPTKDLAKAKEYLAKSAYPDGGFELEYVYVQGFEVERQMGLLLTEAFKPLNIKIKMVPLTWPNMVGRAAEQKTSPDIMAVFATPVSTDPDAVAIQYHPSSFGKYYGSHYLTDQSLIDLIEKARAETLWDKRAPIYVEIQQKIVDLQPEIFGMMRNRTFAHRNWVKGFMDSPIRMTGEIDLYPLYVQP from the coding sequence ATGCAATCTTTCCTTAAAAAATTCGGTCTGGGCTTGAGTGTCGCCCTGCTCAGCGCGACCGCGCTGACCGGCACAGCCAATGCCGTCGAGAAACAAGACGGAAAATTTTATCTCGTCGTTGCAGGCCGCCAGCCGGTTTCCACTCTCGATCCAGCTCAGAAATATGACTATTCATCCCGCATGATCGAACAGGCTGTTTATGATGGCCTTGTCAAATATGAAGGCAATCCACCAGAGGTTAAACCATGGCTGGCCAAAAGCTGGTCGGTTTCCGACGACGGCCTTGAATGGACCTTCAATCTGGCAGACAACGCCAAATTCCACAATGGCGATCCGCTGACCGCCTCCGATGTAGTCTATTCCTTCAAACGCACCCTTGAACTGAACAAGGGTCCCGCATGGATGCTCTCGGATTTTGTTGCGCCTGCCGACATCACCGCAGTTGATGACTATACTGTCAAATTCAAACTCAAGCGCCCTTATGCGGCTTTCCTGTCCTTCTTGCCTTGGTGGTATATTGTCAATCCCAAGCAGGTTGAAGCCCACATTGTTGACGGAGACGCGGGTCAGGCATGGCTGAACGAGAATGAAGCAGGCTCCGGCCCCTACAAGCTTGGTAAATTCGAACAAGGCAAAGCCTACCGTCTGGATCGCGTAACCGATTATTGGAAGGGTTTCTACGATGATTCCGACAAAATGGGCGGCATCATCTATAAACTGGTTCGTGAAAGCGCTGGCCAGCGTGCCGGTTTGCTTAAGGGCGAAATCGATATCGCAACGGAACTGACGCCGGAAGAGCTGGAACAGGTCGCCAAGAACAAGGATGTTGAAATTTCCAAAGTGCCTGCCCTGACGGCTTTTGGTCTCAAATTCAATACGACAAGCAAATACCTTTCCGATTTGAACCTGCGTAAGGCTCTTGCTTATTCCTTTGATTATGATGGCTTCATCAAAATCTTAAATGGTCAGGCAAAGTTACAAACCAGCCCGTTCACCGACGCGATCAAAGGCCACGTCGACATCGCGGACATGCCAACCAAAGACCTTGCCAAAGCCAAGGAATATCTTGCCAAATCGGCCTATCCGGACGGCGGTTTCGAGCTTGAATATGTCTATGTTCAAGGGTTCGAAGTCGAACGTCAAATGGGACTATTGCTGACTGAGGCGTTTAAGCCTCTGAACATTAAGATTAAAATGGTACCGCTAACCTGGCCAAACATGGTTGGGCGAGCAGCAGAACAGAAAACCTCCCCTGATATCATGGCTGTGTTTGCCACACCGGTCTCCACGGATCCGGATGCGGTTGCTATTCAATATCACCCATCCTCGTTCGGTAAATACTATGGCTCTCATTATCTCACCGATCAAAGCTTGATCGATCTGATTGAGAAAGCGCGCGCCGAAACCCTGTGGGACAAACGTGCACCAATCTATGTTGAAATCCAGCAGAAAATTGTCGATTTGCAACCTGAGATTTTTGGCATGATGCGTAATCGCACCTTTGCTCATCGCAATTGGGTAAAGGGCTTCATGGACAGCCCGATCCGCATGACCGGCGAAATCGATCTATATCCGCTTTATGTTCAGCCTTGA
- a CDS encoding GAF domain-containing protein, with the protein MHPDKSRPVPEAHGTCAAMPVMSFELAMDICRKAYGFRLFTILLNDTKAGEIMRLFSSNETDYPPGGRKPMGPTPWGERVLKEKLCWLGDGEAAIRWAFPDAERILSLGCQSCACAPILSDGQVIGVLSLSDVEGHYSLQDLAGIAVIAGLLAPCLPTRSLSS; encoded by the coding sequence ATGCATCCTGATAAATCGCGCCCGGTACCAGAAGCGCATGGCACCTGTGCAGCCATGCCTGTGATGAGCTTTGAACTGGCTATGGACATCTGTCGCAAGGCCTATGGCTTTCGGCTCTTCACCATCTTGCTCAACGATACCAAGGCGGGTGAAATCATGCGTTTGTTCAGCTCGAACGAGACAGACTATCCTCCCGGCGGACGAAAGCCCATGGGCCCCACTCCCTGGGGGGAGCGTGTGTTGAAAGAGAAACTTTGCTGGCTTGGTGATGGTGAGGCGGCAATCCGCTGGGCCTTCCCCGATGCCGAGAGGATCCTCTCGCTTGGCTGTCAATCCTGCGCCTGTGCGCCGATTCTGTCTGACGGGCAAGTGATCGGCGTTCTCTCCCTCAGTGATGTTGAGGGGCATTACAGCCTTCAGGATCTCGCTGGCATTGCTGTGATCGCTGGTCTGTTGGCACCCTGCCTTCCTACCCGCAGCCTCTCATCATAA
- a CDS encoding DUF917 domain-containing protein — protein MAVLAQSSPSQTHRVLSSDDIEALAKGAWILGTGGGGDPYQKLLNMRQLYQAGHEVTLMDPMALADDALVAVLSNMGAPLVGQERLADPEFAVKPLRMMEEYLGRKFDAVMALEIGGGNGMHPMLVASLTGYPVVDADTMGRAYPEAQMTSVAVANLRCYPLTMSDIRDNEVIIPRAASWRWMERISRKACTEIGSVASTCKAPRTGAEVKKHGVLYSVSHAIRLGETILKAKADHADPIKAVLDAGRGKKIFTGKVVDVERRTTEGFLRGKAKLEGLGDNKESDLLIHFQNEFSVAYMNGEPVVMTPDLICVLDTVSGEGIGTDVLRFGQRVSVIALPAPSVFLSEQGLENVGPRAFGFDLDFKSVFEESAT, from the coding sequence ATGGCCGTATTGGCGCAAAGCTCACCAAGTCAAACCCATCGGGTTTTGTCTTCAGACGATATCGAGGCCTTGGCAAAGGGCGCGTGGATCCTGGGCACCGGTGGTGGCGGCGACCCCTACCAAAAACTCCTCAACATGCGCCAGCTCTACCAAGCAGGACATGAGGTCACCTTGATGGATCCAATGGCTTTGGCCGATGATGCCCTTGTTGCTGTTCTTTCCAACATGGGCGCCCCTCTTGTTGGGCAAGAGCGTTTGGCCGATCCCGAATTTGCTGTCAAGCCTCTGCGTATGATGGAAGAGTATCTTGGACGCAAGTTTGATGCGGTCATGGCGCTGGAAATCGGCGGCGGCAACGGGATGCATCCGATGCTTGTTGCCTCTCTGACCGGATATCCGGTGGTCGATGCCGACACCATGGGGCGCGCCTATCCGGAAGCCCAGATGACATCTGTCGCTGTGGCCAATTTGCGCTGCTACCCCCTTACCATGTCTGACATTCGGGACAATGAAGTGATTATTCCACGTGCTGCGAGTTGGCGCTGGATGGAACGGATCAGCCGCAAGGCTTGCACGGAAATTGGCTCTGTTGCTTCCACCTGCAAGGCGCCACGCACTGGCGCTGAAGTCAAAAAACATGGCGTACTCTATTCCGTTTCTCATGCTATCCGCTTGGGAGAAACCATCCTGAAGGCAAAGGCTGACCATGCCGATCCAATCAAGGCGGTTCTTGATGCCGGGCGCGGTAAGAAGATCTTTACTGGCAAAGTCGTTGATGTGGAACGTCGCACGACCGAGGGGTTTTTGCGCGGCAAGGCCAAACTAGAAGGGTTGGGCGATAATAAAGAGTCCGATCTGCTGATCCACTTCCAGAACGAATTCTCCGTCGCTTACATGAATGGCGAGCCTGTTGTGATGACGCCGGATCTGATCTGTGTGCTCGACACCGTGAGTGGCGAAGGGATCGGTACTGATGTGCTCCGCTTCGGCCAGCGCGTCTCCGTCATAGCACTGCCTGCACCTTCGGTCTTCCTGTCTGAGCAGGGACTGGAAAATGTCGGACCGCGTGCGTTCGGTTTCGACCTTGATTTTAAATCTGTGTTCGAGGAATCTGCGACATGA